Proteins co-encoded in one Thermochromatium tepidum ATCC 43061 genomic window:
- a CDS encoding diguanylate cyclase: MSSPPSSNPEDLLPSILIVDDMPANIRVLADTLKSDYRVRVATSGTKALEIAASEPPPDLILLDVMMPEMDGYEVCRRLKGDPRTSHIPVIFVTAKDEAEEEALGLGLGAVDYITKPFHLPIVRARVRTHVNLKRKTDLLESLALLDGLTHIPNRRYFDVALQREWARAAREGTPLAVVMVDVDHFKSYNDHYGHGQGDECLRRVANALRARLQRPADVAARYGGEEFVLLLPDTDTEGALVLAESCRAAVNDLRIPHAYSDGADHVTISLGVAATHPPDESANLLLARADEALYRAKSEGRNRVRA, encoded by the coding sequence ATGTCGAGTCCGCCCAGTTCCAACCCCGAAGACCTGCTGCCCTCGATCCTGATCGTCGACGACATGCCGGCCAATATCCGCGTCCTGGCCGATACCCTCAAATCGGACTATCGCGTGCGGGTCGCCACCAGCGGTACCAAAGCGTTAGAGATCGCTGCCAGCGAGCCGCCGCCGGATCTGATCTTGCTCGACGTCATGATGCCCGAGATGGATGGCTACGAGGTCTGCCGGCGTCTTAAGGGTGATCCGCGCACCAGTCACATCCCGGTCATCTTCGTCACCGCCAAGGATGAGGCCGAGGAGGAGGCGCTCGGACTGGGCCTGGGGGCGGTCGATTATATCACCAAGCCTTTCCATCTGCCGATCGTGCGCGCGCGCGTGCGTACCCATGTCAACCTCAAACGCAAGACCGACCTGCTCGAAAGCCTCGCCTTGCTCGACGGCCTGACCCATATCCCCAACCGGCGCTATTTCGATGTAGCGCTGCAACGGGAATGGGCGCGTGCCGCTCGCGAGGGGACACCACTGGCCGTGGTCATGGTCGATGTCGATCATTTCAAATCCTATAACGATCACTATGGACACGGTCAGGGTGACGAGTGTCTGCGGCGCGTCGCCAACGCACTGCGCGCACGTTTGCAGCGTCCGGCCGATGTGGCGGCGCGCTATGGCGGGGAGGAGTTCGTGCTGCTGCTGCCCGATACCGACACGGAAGGCGCGCTCGTCCTGGCCGAATCCTGCCGTGCCGCCGTCAATGACCTGCGCATCCCGCATGCCTATTCGGACGGCGCCGACCATGTGACGATCAGCCTCGGCGTGGCCGCCACCCATCCGCCAGACGAGAGCGCGAACCTGCTGCTGGCGCGTGCCGACGAGGCGCTGTATCGGGCCAAGTCCGAGGGACGCAATCGTGTCCGTGCCTGA
- a CDS encoding TRAP transporter small permease subunit — protein sequence MEFLLAVSHRIDRLNRHIGRLVQWLVLFSVLLSALTATLRYTLDWGSNAMIEGQWFMFGLIFLLYAPLTLQERGHVRVDILYNRLPVRAQVLVEILGGLLFLLPVCLLIAIDAWGYFLIAFHQNESSVNPGGLPWWPMKLAIPVGFGLLALQGVSEVIKGLAALIGHRPLSKPTTGGH from the coding sequence ATGGAGTTTCTACTCGCTGTCTCGCACCGCATCGATCGGCTCAATCGCCACATCGGTCGGCTCGTCCAGTGGTTGGTGCTGTTCAGCGTGCTGCTCAGCGCCCTGACCGCCACCCTGCGCTACACCCTCGACTGGGGCTCGAACGCCATGATCGAGGGTCAGTGGTTCATGTTCGGGCTGATCTTTCTGCTCTACGCGCCCCTGACGCTCCAAGAGCGCGGGCATGTGCGGGTCGATATCCTCTACAACCGACTGCCGGTGCGCGCTCAGGTACTGGTCGAGATCCTGGGCGGACTGCTGTTCCTGCTGCCGGTCTGTCTGCTGATCGCGATCGACGCCTGGGGGTATTTCCTCATCGCCTTCCATCAAAACGAGTCCTCGGTCAATCCGGGCGGGCTCCCCTGGTGGCCGATGAAGCTGGCCATCCCGGTCGGCTTCGGGCTCCTGGCCCTACAAGGGGTCTCTGAGGTCATCAAGGGGCTCGCCGCCCTGATCGGCCACCGCCCACTCTCCAAACCGACGACCGGAGGACATTGA
- the pap gene encoding polyphosphate:AMP phosphotransferase → MFEATKVGRSVSKQDYKEQQEELRTQLLEAQRELRHTPIPVIVLVSGVEAAGKGEVVNRLNEWLDTRGVQTFAFWNESDEERERPRYWRFWRAMPPRGEIAILFGGWYQTPIEYRFHGQCSDAELDAELNRIVDFEQMLIQDGALIVKFWFHLSESDQKARLKELSRDDRSRWKMLPEKSRFSEHYAAFEEVAERVIRHTDRGCSPWYLVEASDRRYRDLTVGKTLLHAIRSRLAEHGAHEASGIPNDPDLPESDSAQITLLDQLDLTRALPREDYKTELKRLQTELNELAWRAYNKQRSTVLVFEGVDAGGKGGAIRRITQAVDARLYRSIPVAAPTDEEKAHHYLWRFWRHIPRAGRMTIYDRSWYGRVLVERVEGFASPSEWRRAYSEINQFEEQLVDSGIILVKFWLQISQDEQLRRFRERESVPYKRYKITAEDWRNREKWPLYKKAVNEMIARTSTRHASWTLVEGNDKPFARIKVLRTVCDALNEALEGAPVPAAGYLPCGDKRIEQAVAKPVKTGGD, encoded by the coding sequence ATGTTCGAGGCAACGAAGGTTGGTCGTTCGGTCAGCAAGCAGGACTACAAGGAGCAGCAGGAGGAACTGCGCACCCAGCTCTTGGAGGCCCAGCGTGAGCTCAGACACACACCCATCCCGGTGATCGTGCTGGTCTCGGGCGTAGAGGCCGCCGGCAAGGGCGAGGTGGTCAATCGACTCAACGAATGGCTCGATACGCGCGGGGTTCAGACCTTCGCCTTCTGGAACGAATCCGACGAGGAACGCGAGCGCCCCAGGTACTGGCGTTTTTGGCGCGCCATGCCGCCACGCGGTGAGATCGCGATCCTGTTCGGCGGCTGGTATCAGACCCCGATCGAGTATCGCTTTCACGGTCAGTGCAGCGACGCCGAACTCGACGCCGAGCTCAACCGCATCGTCGATTTCGAGCAGATGCTGATCCAGGACGGCGCGCTGATCGTCAAGTTCTGGTTCCATCTGTCCGAGTCCGACCAGAAGGCACGGCTGAAGGAGCTCTCGCGCGACGATCGCAGCCGCTGGAAGATGCTGCCGGAGAAGAGCAGGTTTTCCGAACACTATGCCGCCTTCGAAGAGGTCGCCGAGCGCGTCATCCGACATACCGACCGTGGCTGTTCGCCCTGGTATCTTGTCGAGGCGAGCGATCGGCGCTATCGCGACCTCACCGTCGGCAAGACCCTGCTGCATGCCATCCGTTCGCGTCTCGCCGAGCATGGAGCACACGAGGCCAGCGGAATCCCGAACGATCCAGACCTGCCCGAGAGCGACAGCGCCCAGATCACCCTACTCGATCAGCTCGATCTCACACGCGCCTTGCCGCGCGAGGACTACAAGACCGAACTCAAGCGCCTCCAGACCGAACTCAACGAGCTGGCGTGGAGGGCCTATAACAAGCAGCGCTCGACCGTGCTGGTGTTCGAGGGTGTGGATGCCGGCGGCAAGGGCGGCGCCATCCGGCGCATCACCCAGGCGGTCGATGCCCGGCTCTATCGCTCCATCCCGGTCGCCGCACCTACAGACGAAGAGAAGGCCCATCACTATCTGTGGCGCTTCTGGCGCCACATCCCGCGCGCCGGACGCATGACCATCTATGACCGCTCCTGGTATGGGCGGGTGCTGGTCGAGCGTGTCGAGGGCTTCGCCAGCCCATCCGAATGGCGCCGGGCCTATTCAGAGATCAACCAATTCGAGGAACAACTGGTCGATAGCGGCATCATCCTGGTCAAGTTCTGGCTCCAGATCAGCCAGGACGAGCAGCTTAGACGCTTCAGGGAGCGCGAGTCCGTGCCCTATAAACGTTACAAGATCACCGCTGAGGACTGGCGCAATCGCGAAAAGTGGCCGCTCTACAAGAAGGCCGTCAACGAGATGATCGCGCGCACCAGCACGCGCCATGCCAGCTGGACCCTGGTCGAGGGCAACGACAAACCCTTTGCGCGCATCAAGGTATTGCGCACCGTCTGCGACGCACTCAACGAGGCACTCGAGGGGGCACCGGTACCGGCGGCCGGCTATCTGCCCTGTGGCGACAAGCGCATCGAGCAAGCCGTTGCTAAGCCAGTAAAGACAGGCGGCGACTGA
- a CDS encoding TRAP transporter large permease: MTAWLAANLAPVMFGALVLFLLTGYPVAFSLAAVGMLFGWIGIELGMLTPALLQALPDRVFGIMRNEILLAVPFFTFMGLILERSGLAEDLLDTIGQIFGGSRGGLAYAVVFVGALLAATTGVIAATVIAMGLISLPIMLRYGYHPQLATGVIAASGTLAQIIPPSLVLIVMADVLGRSVGDMYKGALLPSLILTGLYALYVFANTQLWPERAPALPSEARTLHGRALARRVVLALIPPLALIFLVLGTIFIGWATPTEGGAMGAVGALILAAVKGRLGRAMLIESMAATARITSFVIFILIGASVFSLSFRGVDGDLWVEHLLTSLPGGVLGFLIFVNLLVFLLAFFLDFFEISFIVLPLLAPVATKLGIDLVWFGVLIGVNMQTSFMHPPFGFALFYLRSVAPPSVRTSDLYWGAVPFLAIQLFMVGLIIAVPGLVSWSLDGAPTAGDPAEVVLPASGGSSLLDSGEFEGLFGPPPSDSSP; encoded by the coding sequence ATGACAGCCTGGCTCGCCGCCAACCTGGCGCCGGTGATGTTCGGCGCCCTGGTGCTGTTTCTGCTGACCGGTTATCCGGTCGCCTTCTCGCTTGCCGCGGTGGGCATGCTGTTTGGATGGATCGGGATCGAGCTCGGGATGCTCACCCCGGCGCTGCTGCAGGCGCTGCCGGACCGGGTGTTCGGGATCATGCGCAACGAGATCCTGCTCGCGGTGCCCTTCTTCACCTTTATGGGTCTGATCCTGGAACGCAGTGGACTGGCCGAGGACCTGCTCGATACCATCGGCCAGATCTTCGGCGGGTCGCGCGGCGGGCTGGCCTATGCGGTGGTCTTCGTCGGGGCACTCTTGGCGGCGACCACAGGCGTCATCGCCGCGACCGTGATCGCGATGGGCCTGATCTCGCTGCCGATCATGTTGCGCTACGGCTATCACCCGCAGCTGGCGACCGGCGTCATCGCCGCCAGCGGGACCCTGGCCCAGATCATCCCCCCCTCGCTGGTCCTGATCGTGATGGCCGACGTGCTCGGGCGCTCGGTGGGCGACATGTACAAGGGCGCGCTCCTGCCCAGCCTGATCCTAACCGGACTCTATGCCCTCTATGTCTTCGCCAACACCCAGCTCTGGCCGGAACGCGCACCGGCCCTGCCGTCCGAGGCGCGCACCCTGCATGGCCGTGCCCTGGCCAGGCGCGTGGTGCTGGCGCTCATCCCGCCGCTGGCACTCATCTTCTTGGTGCTCGGGACCATCTTCATCGGCTGGGCGACCCCGACCGAGGGCGGGGCCATGGGCGCGGTCGGTGCCCTGATCCTGGCCGCTGTCAAGGGACGGCTCGGGCGCGCCATGCTCATCGAATCCATGGCCGCGACCGCCCGGATCACGAGCTTCGTCATCTTCATCCTGATTGGGGCGAGCGTCTTCAGTCTCAGCTTCCGCGGCGTCGACGGGGATCTTTGGGTCGAGCATCTGCTGACCTCGCTGCCAGGCGGCGTGCTCGGTTTTCTGATCTTCGTCAATCTGTTGGTGTTTCTGCTGGCGTTCTTTCTCGATTTCTTCGAGATCTCCTTCATCGTCTTGCCGCTGCTTGCGCCCGTGGCCACGAAGCTCGGGATCGATCTGGTGTGGTTTGGGGTGCTGATCGGGGTCAATATGCAGACCAGCTTCATGCATCCGCCGTTTGGCTTTGCGCTCTTCTATCTGCGCTCGGTTGCACCGCCGAGCGTGCGCACGAGCGATCTCTATTGGGGTGCCGTGCCCTTCCTGGCGATTCAGCTCTTCATGGTGGGCCTGATCATCGCCGTCCCCGGCTTGGTGAGCTGGAGTCTGGACGGCGCCCCGACCGCGGGCGACCCAGCCGAGGTCGTCCTGCCCGCGAGCGGCGGCTCCAGCCTGCTCGACAGCGGGGAGTTCGAGGGGCTGTTCGGTCCGCCGCCGAGCGATTCGAGTCCTTGA